A genome region from Methanococcoides burtonii DSM 6242 includes the following:
- a CDS encoding IS5-like element ISMbu1 family transposase, which translates to MSLTNFAFKEEYKRLENLGDKLSEIESLIDWKPFRPIIAEMYINKTEFGGRPNVDEIVMLKMLVLQQWHGLSDPELERQATDRISFRKFLGFPAKIPDHTTVWAFRERISQAGKEDEIWNEMQRQLNKKGLKIKQGMIQDATFIHADPGHANLDTPRGNEAKTRRCKDGTWTKKASKSHFGYKLHTIEDTEYDLIRRYRTTTASVHDSQVDLSEEGEVVYRDRGYFGAISKGYDATMQRGVRGHPIGIRDKMRNKRISRKRAKGERPYAVIKNVFTSGFVRVTTLARVNVKMAITAFSYNLYQLRTIRRKSLG; encoded by the coding sequence ATGTCCTTAACAAACTTTGCTTTTAAAGAAGAGTACAAACGTCTTGAAAATCTCGGTGACAAGCTCTCTGAAATTGAATCTCTCATCGATTGGAAACCATTTCGTCCAATTATAGCAGAGATGTATATCAATAAAACAGAGTTCGGTGGCAGACCAAACGTTGATGAAATCGTCATGCTCAAAATGTTAGTATTGCAACAATGGCATGGCCTATCTGACCCTGAACTTGAAAGACAAGCTACTGATAGAATTTCCTTTAGGAAATTCTTGGGCTTTCCTGCAAAAATTCCAGATCATACTACTGTTTGGGCATTTAGAGAACGAATTTCCCAGGCAGGAAAAGAAGATGAAATCTGGAATGAAATGCAAAGACAACTTAATAAGAAAGGTCTGAAGATCAAGCAAGGTATGATTCAGGATGCAACATTTATACATGCTGATCCAGGACATGCAAATCTTGATACTCCTCGTGGAAATGAAGCAAAGACCAGAAGATGTAAGGACGGTACATGGACAAAAAAGGCATCTAAGTCACATTTTGGATATAAACTACATACCATTGAAGATACCGAATATGATCTGATAAGGAGATATAGGACAACTACTGCCTCAGTTCATGATAGTCAGGTGGATCTTTCTGAAGAAGGCGAAGTTGTTTACAGAGATAGAGGTTACTTTGGTGCAATTTCAAAAGGATATGATGCAACTATGCAAAGGGGAGTACGAGGGCACCCTATTGGTATTAGGGATAAGATGAGAAACAAAAGAATAAGCAGGAAAAGAGCAAAGGGAGAAAGACCTTATGCTGTTATCAAAAATGTGTTTACGTCAGGATTTGTAAGAGTAACAACGTTGGCAAGAGTAAATGTCAAAATGGCGATTACAGCATTCAGCTATAATCTCTATCAATTGAGGACAATAAGAAGAAAATCATTAGGATGA
- a CDS encoding class I SAM-dependent methyltransferase: MTNNTKFTPEHYEKNIHRTIPHYSSFQREIIDLIRTTKPDCELWLDTGCGTGSLIELANETFDECNFYLNDPSEEMLSYAKTRLEKYEAERFKFTNYTTADLPLSGVPECDVVTAIQSHHYLNREERASITAKCYGILKKEGIFVTFENTAPETEKGIEIVMDRLRRFQLECGKDSVAVEENLKRFNTAYFPITIAEHLELLKETGFTTCELFWTSYMQAGFYAIK, translated from the coding sequence ATGACTAACAACACAAAATTCACACCGGAGCACTATGAGAAGAACATACATCGGACAATACCACATTATTCCAGCTTCCAAAGGGAGATCATCGACCTTATCAGAACAACAAAACCTGATTGTGAGTTATGGCTTGACACCGGGTGTGGCACAGGATCTTTAATTGAGCTTGCAAATGAGACATTTGATGAATGCAACTTTTACCTGAACGACCCTTCCGAAGAAATGCTGTCATATGCAAAGACCAGACTTGAAAAATATGAAGCTGAAAGGTTCAAATTTACAAATTACACCACTGCAGACCTACCTTTGTCAGGTGTACCGGAATGCGATGTTGTTACAGCGATACAATCTCATCACTACCTGAACAGGGAAGAAAGAGCAAGCATCACAGCAAAATGCTACGGAATACTGAAAAAGGAAGGTATTTTCGTAACGTTCGAAAATACGGCCCCGGAGACAGAGAAAGGAATAGAGATCGTCATGGACAGATTGAGAAGATTCCAGCTCGAATGTGGAAAGGACAGTGTTGCTGTAGAAGAGAACCTGAAGCGATTTAATACCGCGTATTTCCCGATAACCATCGCTGAGCACCTTGAACTGCTAAAAGAGACCGGATTCACAACATGCGAGCTTTTCTGGACATCATACATGCAGGCAGGTTTCTATGCCATCAAATGA
- a CDS encoding IMPACT family protein codes for MYKTVGSFAVVRKEFRNSTFVGHVRSIDSEAEARAFIDHLKGQYSDANHNVSAYLIKNDNALVAKYDDDGEPAGSSGKPVFKVLELKGLSNTVVVVTRYFGGIKLGFGGLSRAYRETAVAAIEEAGIVEVHEMVDLLVRFDYSDMHSIKRLAEEYGQVTGESYCDVVELSVKVRKGEEDGFADKLTNLTKDRAKIVKG; via the coding sequence TTGTACAAAACAGTAGGTTCTTTTGCAGTTGTCCGAAAAGAGTTCAGGAACTCTACCTTCGTAGGTCATGTGAGGTCTATCGATAGTGAGGCGGAGGCAAGGGCCTTTATTGATCATCTCAAAGGACAGTACAGTGATGCCAATCACAATGTTTCGGCTTATCTGATAAAGAATGACAATGCCCTTGTAGCGAAATATGATGATGACGGAGAACCTGCTGGCAGTTCGGGGAAGCCAGTTTTCAAGGTGCTGGAGCTTAAGGGGTTGAGCAATACGGTTGTCGTTGTTACACGTTATTTTGGTGGCATCAAACTGGGATTTGGCGGGCTTTCAAGGGCTTACAGGGAAACAGCAGTTGCTGCAATTGAGGAAGCAGGAATCGTTGAGGTTCATGAGATGGTGGACTTGTTGGTTCGCTTTGATTATTCTGATATGCATTCGATCAAAAGGCTGGCTGAGGAATATGGGCAGGTCACAGGGGAGAGTTATTGCGATGTGGTCGAACTATCTGTTAAGGTGAGGAAGGGTGAGGAAGATGGATTTGCAGACAAGCTCACGAATCTGACAAAGGATAGGGCAAAAATAGTGAAAGGGTGA
- a CDS encoding aldo/keto reductase, whose amino-acid sequence MLYRKFGNADEKVSILGFGCMRLPVIDGKEDQIDEEEATRMIEFAIEKGVNYFDTAYPYHAGMSEPFVGKVLAKGYRDKVLLATKLPLWLVQTREDMDRFLDDQLERLQTDHIDFYLMHGFTRGYWNKMRELGMFEFIENAISSGKIKYIGFSFHDDITVFKEIIDGYDWDFCMIQYNFMDEDYQAGKQGLQYAKQKGIDVAIMEPLRGGNLVQVPETVQRIWDSAKIKRTPANWCFQYLWDQPEISIVLSGMSTFEQVEQNIAYAERGEANSLTSNDKEVLQKVRKFYNEKMEVNCTNCKYCMPCPTGVNIPAAFTYLNSASMYDNVEKASFQYGLFVPPEEAASKCTECGLCEEHCPQHIRIQEMLKRAVTVLENNRHPINI is encoded by the coding sequence ATGTTATATCGTAAATTTGGCAATGCAGATGAAAAGGTCTCTATACTTGGATTTGGTTGCATGAGACTCCCTGTCATCGATGGAAAAGAAGATCAGATCGATGAAGAAGAAGCGACCAGAATGATCGAATTTGCCATTGAAAAAGGGGTCAATTATTTTGATACCGCTTACCCGTATCATGCCGGAATGAGCGAACCCTTTGTTGGAAAGGTACTTGCGAAAGGCTATCGGGACAAGGTACTCCTTGCCACAAAGCTCCCGTTATGGCTTGTACAAACAAGGGAGGATATGGACAGATTCCTTGATGATCAATTGGAGCGCCTTCAGACAGACCATATTGACTTTTACCTCATGCATGGATTTACCAGAGGATACTGGAACAAAATGAGAGAACTCGGCATGTTCGAATTTATTGAAAATGCCATATCCAGTGGAAAGATAAAATATATCGGATTCTCGTTCCACGACGACATAACGGTATTCAAAGAGATCATAGATGGCTACGACTGGGATTTCTGCATGATACAGTACAATTTCATGGATGAGGACTACCAGGCAGGAAAACAGGGCCTTCAATATGCCAAACAGAAAGGCATAGATGTAGCTATAATGGAACCATTACGGGGAGGTAATCTCGTACAGGTACCTGAAACAGTACAGCGCATATGGGACAGTGCCAAGATAAAACGCACCCCTGCGAACTGGTGTTTCCAGTATTTGTGGGACCAGCCGGAAATAAGCATAGTTCTTAGCGGAATGAGCACTTTTGAGCAGGTAGAGCAGAATATTGCCTATGCTGAAAGAGGAGAAGCAAATTCGCTTACATCCAATGACAAAGAAGTTCTCCAGAAGGTACGCAAGTTCTACAATGAGAAAATGGAAGTCAATTGTACTAACTGCAAATATTGTATGCCATGCCCAACAGGAGTGAATATCCCAGCCGCATTTACCTATCTTAACAGTGCCTCAATGTATGACAATGTTGAGAAAGCAAGTTTTCAATATGGTCTGTTCGTACCCCCCGAAGAAGCAGCCTCGAAGTGTACGGAATGTGGTCTTTGTGAAGAACATTGCCCACAGCACATTCGGATACAGGAGATGCTGAAGAGGGCAGTAACAGTTTTGGAGAATAATCGACATCCCATTAATATATAA
- a CDS encoding sensor histidine kinase, with protein MVFERFKRVGNSSIKGSGLGLAIVKRIVDLHKGKVGVEDNPEGQGSVFWVTLKKA; from the coding sequence TTGGTATTTGAGCGTTTTAAACGTGTCGGAAACAGTAGCATAAAAGGAAGCGGACTTGGCCTTGCAATCGTAAAAAGGATAGTTGACCTGCATAAAGGAAAAGTTGGTGTGGAAGATAATCCTGAAGGACAAGGCAGTGTTTTCTGGGTCACATTGAAAAAAGCATAA
- a CDS encoding cytochrome b5 domain-containing protein, with product MEEFTTEELAKYNGKDGEKCYFAYKGKVYDVTESMLWEDGDHQGMHEGGIDLTADHEDAPHDDDVLEDFPVVGTLKA from the coding sequence ATGGAAGAATTCACAACAGAAGAACTTGCAAAATACAACGGCAAAGATGGAGAAAAATGCTATTTTGCATATAAGGGGAAAGTCTATGATGTAACTGAAAGCATGCTATGGGAGGACGGTGACCATCAGGGAATGCATGAAGGAGGAATTGACCTTACAGCTGATCACGAAGATGCACCTCATGATGACGATGTGCTGGAAGATTTCCCAGTAGTGGGAACTTTGAAGGCCTGA
- a CDS encoding cysteate synthase translates to MKKYIVKCPGCGEVRDQYALHCPDDDALPRTEYFKKQIVPADMPGMWRYYDWLPVNGIIEKGSGRPVTYKSEGFAKELRLSDLNITFNGYWPENEGFIRTCSFKDLESFPTMQRLLENNERRVLVVASAGNTARAFAHVASITGYPLLLIVPKNSTHRLWTTEEDTSSVCTVTVDGDYYQAIAMAEKIAARDGFVSEGGARNVARRDGMGTVMLDAVLTTKSLPQHYFQAVGSGTGGISAWEAAMRLIEDGRFGNNMPRLHLAQNLPCAPLYSTWTGEQTNGNCPEEMYDDVLFNRKPPYLATGGVKDALDDTNGIIYGITNKEADEARKIFEENEGIDILPAPAIACAAIMKALEKGEIKADENIVLNITGGGQKRLEEELPTRQLSVDLALSPDDKDAENKILEKVAELLKNGGY, encoded by the coding sequence ATGAAAAAATATATTGTGAAATGTCCCGGATGCGGAGAAGTTCGTGATCAATACGCATTACACTGTCCTGATGATGATGCTTTACCACGTACCGAATACTTCAAAAAACAGATCGTGCCAGCGGATATGCCGGGAATGTGGAGATATTACGACTGGCTGCCTGTGAACGGCATAATCGAGAAAGGATCCGGCAGACCTGTGACCTACAAAAGTGAAGGGTTTGCAAAAGAACTGAGATTAAGCGATCTGAATATAACTTTCAATGGATACTGGCCTGAAAATGAAGGTTTCATAAGAACATGCAGTTTTAAAGACCTTGAATCGTTCCCGACCATGCAGCGCCTTTTGGAAAACAATGAAAGGAGGGTGCTTGTTGTGGCATCTGCAGGCAATACTGCAAGGGCATTCGCCCATGTAGCATCAATTACAGGATATCCGTTATTGCTCATAGTTCCAAAGAACAGCACCCATAGGCTCTGGACAACTGAAGAGGACACATCTTCGGTCTGTACGGTAACGGTAGATGGTGACTACTACCAGGCCATCGCAATGGCGGAAAAGATAGCAGCAAGGGATGGTTTTGTCAGCGAAGGCGGAGCACGCAACGTTGCCAGACGTGATGGAATGGGAACCGTGATGCTTGATGCAGTCCTCACGACAAAGAGCCTCCCACAGCATTATTTCCAGGCCGTCGGAAGCGGTACTGGCGGAATATCCGCATGGGAAGCAGCCATGAGGCTCATAGAGGATGGTCGTTTCGGCAATAATATGCCACGCCTTCATCTTGCACAAAACCTTCCATGTGCACCGCTTTATTCAACATGGACCGGGGAACAGACCAATGGGAACTGTCCGGAAGAGATGTACGATGATGTGCTTTTCAACAGAAAACCACCATACTTAGCCACCGGTGGCGTGAAAGATGCCCTTGATGACACTAATGGGATCATCTACGGAATAACGAACAAAGAAGCTGACGAAGCAAGAAAGATCTTTGAAGAGAACGAAGGCATTGACATATTACCTGCTCCTGCAATTGCCTGTGCGGCCATTATGAAAGCTTTGGAAAAAGGCGAGATAAAGGCTGATGAAAATATTGTTCTGAACATTACAGGAGGAGGGCAGAAACGTCTGGAAGAGGAATTACCAACCCGACAGTTGAGTGTTGATCTTGCACTATCCCCAGATGATAAGGACGCAGAGAACAAGATATTGGAAAAGGTCGCTGAACTTTTAAAGAACGGAGGTTATTGA
- a CDS encoding ATP-binding cassette domain-containing protein — MNDTIKLTIMGGIDKAGIEEPVKLVEMNPGDILGIVGPTGSGKSTLIDDIEQLAQGDTPTQRRILINDTEPEMGLRVDPRRKLIAQLSQNMHFLADMTVSEFLQMHARSRGKDPELMHRVIELANRLTGEPIHEDEQLTVLSGGQSRSLMTADIAVISDSPIVLIDEIENAGIKKQEALSLLSGEGKIVVVVTHDPVLALMASRRIVIRNGGMCDIITTSAEEKEMCNRVSEVDDWLMDLREIIRRGDLVEGVA; from the coding sequence ATGAACGATACCATCAAACTGACCATCATGGGCGGCATTGATAAAGCAGGGATCGAAGAACCTGTAAAGCTCGTTGAAATGAACCCCGGAGATATTCTGGGAATAGTCGGACCTACAGGGTCCGGAAAGAGCACTCTTATCGATGACATTGAGCAGCTCGCACAGGGTGATACTCCGACACAGCGCAGGATATTGATAAATGATACCGAGCCTGAGATGGGGCTTAGGGTAGACCCACGCCGGAAACTGATAGCACAGCTTTCCCAGAACATGCATTTCCTTGCTGATATGACCGTTTCGGAATTTCTCCAGATGCATGCCCGGAGTCGTGGAAAGGACCCGGAACTCATGCATCGTGTCATCGAACTGGCAAACCGCCTAACAGGAGAGCCAATACATGAAGATGAGCAGCTTACGGTCTTAAGCGGAGGTCAATCCCGCTCCCTTATGACAGCGGATATTGCGGTCATAAGTGATTCACCCATCGTGCTTATCGATGAGATTGAGAATGCGGGAATAAAGAAGCAGGAAGCACTGAGCTTACTATCCGGTGAAGGAAAGATAGTCGTGGTAGTGACACATGATCCGGTACTTGCACTGATGGCATCCCGCAGGATAGTCATCAGAAATGGCGGAATGTGTGATATCATAACCACAAGTGCTGAAGAAAAAGAGATGTGTAACCGTGTTTCAGAGGTAGATGACTGGCTGATGGACCTGCGTGAGATCATACGGCGCGGAGACCTGGTGGAAGGTGTGGCATGA
- a CDS encoding GTP-binding protein, which produces MKLVVVAGTPGSGKTSVLLHTIKALIRRENKPAVVKVDCLWTDDDKRFGRLGVPIRVGLAKDMCPDHFTIYNTEPMIEWAEREGANVLLNETAGLCLRCAPYPDSCLAVCVIDVTTGPNTPLKVGPLLTTADVVVMTKGDIVSQAEREVFRERVLEVNPDSMVIEANGLTGKGAIELAELIENSVETVEDMELRYNPPLAICTLCSGEKRVGRKYHMGVLRHLDGFMEYKGE; this is translated from the coding sequence ATGAAACTTGTAGTGGTTGCAGGAACCCCGGGTTCCGGAAAAACGTCAGTATTACTGCATACAATAAAGGCATTGATAAGAAGGGAAAACAAGCCGGCTGTTGTCAAGGTGGATTGTCTCTGGACAGATGACGATAAAAGATTTGGAAGGCTCGGAGTTCCCATACGTGTAGGCCTTGCAAAGGATATGTGTCCTGACCATTTTACCATATATAACACCGAGCCAATGATAGAATGGGCTGAAAGAGAAGGTGCAAATGTGTTGCTCAACGAGACTGCTGGATTGTGCCTGAGGTGTGCACCATATCCAGACTCCTGTCTTGCTGTCTGCGTGATCGATGTTACCACCGGGCCGAACACGCCTTTAAAAGTAGGACCACTACTGACAACCGCAGATGTTGTGGTAATGACAAAGGGAGATATTGTCTCACAGGCAGAACGTGAGGTTTTCAGAGAGAGAGTACTGGAAGTCAATCCTGATAGTATGGTCATAGAAGCCAATGGACTTACAGGCAAGGGTGCCATCGAACTTGCCGAACTTATAGAGAACAGCGTCGAAACAGTAGAGGACATGGAGTTGAGATACAATCCACCGCTTGCCATCTGTACTCTTTGCAGTGGCGAAAAACGTGTGGGACGTAAGTATCACATGGGAGTTCTCCGGCATCTGGACGGTTTCATGGAATACAAGGGGGAATGA
- a CDS encoding (Fe-S)-binding protein, whose protein sequence is MDDLLELLPGYNCGKCGYQQCRDLAENIRTADDISRCPFMGKQQFAKNRKKLKDLLKTTVKRLDIVGVIDGIEADFTLAPLEGEPTCREDIHPIDGTEFKAGDFVRYRPLGCPITHFAKVIASGRGMTTIHMVGPQQRLGNEDIEFIDGGICLIFAFDGKIEQGRIPKVAETVKFIPTHCMMQKVHSGIVVGIEDRNIRIEAIDLKVW, encoded by the coding sequence TTGGATGACCTATTGGAACTCCTTCCGGGATATAATTGCGGCAAATGTGGATACCAGCAATGCAGGGACCTTGCTGAGAACATCAGAACAGCCGATGATATCAGTCGTTGCCCGTTCATGGGAAAACAGCAATTCGCAAAGAACAGGAAGAAGTTGAAAGACCTTCTGAAGACAACGGTCAAACGCCTGGACATTGTTGGCGTTATTGATGGAATTGAAGCTGATTTCACCCTTGCACCGCTTGAGGGTGAGCCGACCTGCAGAGAAGACATTCACCCAATAGACGGCACCGAGTTTAAAGCAGGCGACTTTGTAAGATATAGACCCCTTGGCTGTCCGATAACACATTTTGCAAAGGTGATTGCATCAGGAAGAGGGATGACCACGATTCACATGGTAGGCCCACAGCAGCGTCTCGGAAATGAGGATATTGAATTCATCGATGGAGGTATCTGCCTTATATTCGCTTTTGACGGAAAGATAGAGCAAGGGCGTATCCCAAAGGTCGCCGAGACCGTGAAGTTCATCCCCACACACTGCATGATGCAAAAGGTTCACTCCGGCATTGTTGTCGGCATAGAGGACAGGAACATAAGGATAGAAGCTATCGATCTTAAGGTGTGGTGA
- the comD gene encoding sulfopyruvate decarboxylase subunit alpha gives MVIQIDASTAVFDSLKLTGVDLVVSVPCINLKDVLTMIDNDPTMLHIPVTREEEGVGICAGAYMGGRIPVMLMQNSGLGNSINALASLNNLFHIPLLLIMSHRGCEGETICAQYPMGQMTPSLLDTLGIPYVVPTIDTVEDAIHYAWRIAIEKKRPVAVLLEIGFWEAE, from the coding sequence GTGGTGATACAAATAGATGCCAGTACAGCAGTGTTTGACAGTCTAAAACTGACAGGAGTGGACCTCGTAGTGAGTGTCCCATGCATAAACCTGAAAGATGTACTCACCATGATCGATAACGATCCTACGATGCTACATATTCCGGTCACACGTGAAGAGGAGGGCGTGGGCATCTGTGCCGGAGCTTACATGGGAGGAAGGATCCCCGTAATGCTAATGCAAAATTCGGGACTCGGAAACTCGATCAATGCTTTGGCATCATTGAACAACCTTTTTCATATCCCGTTACTCCTTATAATGAGCCACCGCGGCTGTGAAGGGGAGACGATCTGTGCACAATACCCAATGGGACAAATGACACCTTCATTACTCGATACCCTTGGCATACCATATGTCGTTCCCACCATCGATACTGTGGAAGATGCAATACACTATGCGTGGAGAATAGCCATTGAAAAAAAGAGACCTGTAGCAGTTCTTCTTGAGATCGGGTTCTGGGAGGCAGAATGA
- the comE gene encoding sulfopyruvate decarboxylase subunit beta, which yields MRRFDAIKAIVQKAEDKDSLLICNIGYPSRELHHLKDRSANFYMLGSMGLSSSIGLGVALSVPDRHVIAIDGDGSVLMNMGSLATIAHQHPENYLLVVIDNGAYGSTGNQLTATALGTDLAIVAKGAGIDEVHNTFSEEEFREKLKNVDRGVIVVHVDAGNSKVPVIHLTPEKIIERFMSECARPSMSS from the coding sequence ATGAGACGTTTCGATGCCATTAAAGCGATAGTTCAAAAGGCAGAAGACAAGGATTCACTCCTCATCTGCAATATTGGATACCCTTCCCGCGAACTACATCACCTGAAAGACAGGAGTGCGAATTTCTACATGCTGGGCTCAATGGGACTTTCATCATCCATCGGCCTTGGAGTTGCCCTTTCAGTTCCCGACAGACATGTCATAGCAATAGACGGGGACGGTTCGGTCCTGATGAACATGGGAAGTCTTGCCACCATTGCACACCAGCATCCTGAAAATTACCTTTTGGTAGTGATAGACAATGGAGCCTACGGTTCTACCGGAAACCAGCTCACAGCCACAGCTCTTGGCACCGACCTTGCAATCGTTGCAAAAGGAGCTGGTATCGATGAAGTTCATAATACTTTCAGCGAAGAGGAATTCAGGGAGAAACTAAAAAATGTTGACAGGGGAGTAATTGTGGTGCACGTTGATGCAGGAAATTCAAAAGTTCCTGTGATTCACCTGACCCCTGAAAAGATAATCGAAAGGTTCATGTCCGAATGCGCTCGACCATCGATGTCATCCTGA
- a CDS encoding methanogenesis marker 16 metalloprotein yields MEQSIEQINRKIEKGDAVVLTAQQVCDLVDSGEDIRAEDVDVVTAATRAIMSGTYAILSFPVKSSHSFLRAKEVYMNGVPAHVGPCPNERLGILDLMLFGTDHSVDDSRYGAGHLFRDLAERMTVEVKVITDNGESFKTQVTLDGMPYAMLYGTRHAFKNYSAFVNTSDEPAASIFHAMEFGPRLTEATISGCGQINPVKNDPLLESIGIGTRMLMNGSEGFIMGSGTRSSAEKPNLTAFADMHEMKPEYMGGFSTSAGPECIVSWAVPVPVTSDSVLESIKERDRQLKMPVMAVDNRACVGYSDYGDVWEGTDLAIDFSPDECIGCTLCEPAEMCPMASISFGDGEVKLDRYTCFNCGLCSTLCVTDVFTANLGSINFELGGESTNVPIVLRQSDKKRALELSEKLKEQILDGSFRMTSMVERIRT; encoded by the coding sequence ATGGAACAAAGCATTGAACAGATAAATCGCAAGATCGAAAAAGGAGATGCAGTTGTGCTTACCGCTCAACAGGTCTGTGATCTTGTGGATAGTGGGGAAGATATAAGAGCTGAAGATGTGGATGTTGTGACAGCAGCCACGCGTGCCATAATGAGTGGCACATACGCGATACTATCATTTCCTGTGAAGTCTTCTCATAGTTTCTTACGTGCAAAAGAAGTCTATATGAATGGTGTGCCTGCACACGTTGGACCATGCCCGAACGAAAGGCTTGGCATTCTTGACCTGATGCTTTTCGGTACAGACCACAGTGTAGATGACTCACGATATGGTGCAGGTCATCTTTTCCGTGACCTTGCAGAAAGGATGACTGTGGAGGTCAAAGTAATTACTGATAATGGTGAGTCGTTCAAGACGCAGGTAACACTTGATGGTATGCCGTATGCTATGCTTTACGGCACAAGGCATGCTTTCAAGAACTATTCTGCATTTGTGAACACTTCGGATGAGCCAGCAGCCAGTATATTTCATGCCATGGAGTTTGGTCCAAGGCTTACAGAGGCTACTATTTCCGGTTGCGGTCAGATAAATCCGGTTAAGAACGATCCTCTCCTGGAATCTATTGGGATTGGGACACGTATGCTCATGAACGGCTCCGAAGGTTTCATAATGGGGTCCGGGACCCGCAGCAGTGCGGAAAAACCTAACCTTACTGCCTTTGCGGATATGCATGAGATGAAACCTGAATACATGGGCGGCTTTTCCACTTCAGCCGGTCCGGAATGTATTGTTTCCTGGGCTGTGCCTGTTCCTGTGACAAGTGATTCAGTGCTCGAATCGATAAAGGAACGTGACAGGCAGCTTAAGATGCCGGTAATGGCCGTTGATAATAGGGCATGTGTTGGTTATTCCGACTATGGCGATGTGTGGGAAGGCACGGACCTTGCGATAGACTTCAGCCCGGATGAATGCATTGGCTGTACTTTGTGTGAACCTGCGGAGATGTGTCCCATGGCTTCTATCAGTTTTGGGGACGGTGAGGTAAAACTTGATCGGTACACATGTTTCAATTGCGGTCTTTGTTCCACTCTGTGTGTGACCGATGTTTTCACTGCCAATCTTGGCTCCATCAATTTTGAGCTTGGAGGGGAGTCCACAAATGTTCCTATCGTCCTGCGTCAGTCTGATAAGAAAAGGGCTCTGGAATTATCTGAAAAGTTAAAAGAACAGATACTTGATGGTTCCTTCAGGATGACATCGATGGTCGAGCGCATTCGGACATGA